A portion of the Phyllopteryx taeniolatus isolate TA_2022b chromosome 15, UOR_Ptae_1.2, whole genome shotgun sequence genome contains these proteins:
- the slc31a2 gene encoding probable low affinity copper uptake protein 2, with the protein MMPMTFEVSASVTLLFDFWHVSTPGGMFVSVLVVMLLTVFYELLKVWRVWLSRSTVLAHYSTPYAGALSRRSDSSSVLENSPSETSLTSNDSHPIFRRNRHSWLLHGIQTLLHLLQVTLGYMLMLCIMSFNTWIFLGIIAGSALGYFISFPLLDQH; encoded by the exons ATGATGCCC atgaCCTTTGAGGTGTCAGCTAGCGTGACACTCCTGTTTGACTTCTGGCATGTGAGCACCCCTGGAG GTATGTTTGTATCAGTGCTAGTAGTCATGTTGCTGACAGTCTTCTACGAGCTGCTCAAAGTGTGGAGGGTTTGGCTTAGCAGAAGCACGGTGTTGGCTCACTATTCGACTCCTTATGCCGGTGCGCTGTCCCGACGCAGTGACAGCAGTTCTGTGCTGGAAAACAGCCCCTCTGAAACCTCATTGACTTCCAATGACTCACATCCTATCTTTCGAAGAAACAGGCACAG CTGGTTGCTACATGGAATCCAGACATTGCTCCACTTGCTGCAGGTGACTCTGGGCTACATGTTGATGTTGTGCATCATGTCCTTCAACACTTGGATCTTCCTCGGCATCATTGCAGGTTCTGCACTGGGTTATTTCATCTCATTCCCTCTGCTGGATCAGCATTGA